A single Pseudanabaenaceae cyanobacterium SKYG29 DNA region contains:
- a CDS encoding ExeM/NucH family extracellular endonuclease → MTLVVALLLCLHGQLLGEVFNWDNPVTGRAGATVYGNTTVSVSRRGSTVNLTWNSSDTLWSRWIRNNNAGNDYFSFSASPPPSPKITKIHTIQGMGLTSPLVGHVVTIEGIVVGDFQATGQIGGFFVQEEDVDTNPLTSEGIQVFSSTPVNVGDKVQVTGTVAEFGTAPNTITQLASVTNVTILSTNNTLPTPASVTLPVTNINNLERFEGMRVTFPQTLTVSEVFNLARFGELQLSANGRRFQPTEFIDPNDNPASGTSFTGNSNVAAVTAQQSLNDRRAIMLDDGFRMQNPATVPYLNSQNTRRVGDTVTGLTGVLDQRFGSYRLQPTGTVTFVDANPRPTSPPNVGNANVKVGSFNILNYFTTLNDGVNKTGPNSNLEPRGANNITEFNRQRQKLATAIAQLDADILGLMEVENNGITAIADLVNAVNSKLGSNVYAFIVEPANYTAVAGGDDAIKVALIYKPKVVTPIGAPLTTNDPSFAGLGRAPLAQTFQLNRNRAVFTAVVNHFKSKGGTGTGDNADKLDGQGAFNFQRRLQAQAVINFINNVVIPTSGDPDVLVIGDLNSYGEEDPIDLFRANGYVDLLGRFSGGRALYSFVFQGQAGRLDHALASPSLAAQATGAKAWHINADEPRFLDYNLEFKNGAGGNTPDLFNPNTPFRSSDHDPLLIGLNLANPGQ, encoded by the coding sequence ATGACTTTGGTAGTAGCATTACTTCTGTGCCTACATGGACAGCTCCTAGGGGAAGTTTTTAACTGGGACAACCCTGTGACAGGTAGAGCTGGTGCAACAGTATATGGAAATACTACAGTTTCAGTAAGCCGTCGTGGTAGCACAGTCAATCTCACTTGGAATTCTAGTGATACTCTCTGGTCACGGTGGATCAGAAACAATAATGCTGGTAACGACTACTTTAGTTTCTCCGCTTCTCCTCCTCCCAGCCCAAAGATTACTAAAATTCACACCATTCAAGGTATGGGTCTAACTAGTCCTCTTGTAGGTCATGTGGTCACGATCGAGGGGATTGTAGTTGGTGACTTTCAAGCTACAGGGCAAATTGGCGGCTTCTTTGTCCAAGAAGAAGATGTTGACACTAATCCCTTGACTTCTGAGGGCATTCAAGTTTTCTCCAGTACCCCTGTCAATGTCGGAGATAAAGTACAAGTCACAGGTACAGTCGCTGAGTTTGGCACTGCTCCTAATACAATTACCCAACTGGCTTCCGTTACCAATGTCACTATATTAAGCACCAATAACACTTTACCCACACCTGCCTCTGTCACCTTACCTGTTACTAATATCAATAACCTAGAGCGATTCGAAGGGATGCGAGTAACATTCCCTCAGACACTGACTGTATCAGAGGTGTTTAATTTGGCACGGTTTGGGGAATTGCAGTTATCGGCTAATGGTCGTCGTTTTCAACCAACAGAATTTATCGACCCCAATGACAACCCAGCATCGGGTACCAGTTTTACTGGCAATAGCAACGTAGCCGCTGTAACTGCCCAACAAAGCCTAAACGATCGGCGGGCAATTATGCTTGATGACGGTTTCAGAATGCAAAATCCAGCTACCGTCCCCTACCTCAACAGCCAAAATACTCGCCGAGTAGGTGACACAGTTACAGGCTTGACGGGAGTATTGGATCAAAGGTTCGGTAGTTATCGCCTACAACCTACAGGTACAGTTACTTTTGTTGATGCTAATCCTCGTCCCACCAGTCCACCAAACGTGGGTAATGCCAATGTCAAAGTTGGTAGCTTCAACATCCTCAACTACTTTACTACTCTGAATGATGGTGTCAACAAAACGGGTCCCAACAGCAACCTTGAGCCGCGGGGTGCTAACAACATTACCGAGTTCAATCGCCAGCGCCAGAAATTGGCAACTGCCATTGCTCAACTGGATGCTGACATTCTGGGACTGATGGAAGTAGAGAACAACGGCATCACGGCTATTGCTGACTTGGTCAATGCCGTCAACTCTAAGTTGGGCAGTAATGTCTATGCCTTCATTGTGGAACCAGCAAACTACACAGCTGTAGCAGGGGGAGATGATGCTATCAAAGTAGCCCTTATCTACAAGCCCAAGGTTGTTACACCAATTGGTGCACCTCTGACTACCAATGATCCCTCTTTCGCTGGTTTGGGTCGGGCACCTCTGGCGCAAACTTTCCAGCTAAATCGTAATAGAGCTGTCTTTACTGCTGTTGTCAATCACTTCAAGTCTAAGGGTGGGACAGGGACAGGGGATAACGCAGATAAACTGGATGGTCAAGGAGCTTTTAACTTCCAGCGGCGATTACAGGCTCAGGCAGTCATTAACTTCATCAACAATGTTGTTATTCCTACTAGCGGTGATCCTGATGTCTTGGTGATTGGTGACCTGAATTCCTACGGTGAGGAAGACCCGATCGATTTATTCCGTGCCAATGGTTATGTGGATTTACTTGGTCGGTTCAGTGGTGGTAGAGCTCTCTACTCTTTCGTGTTTCAAGGGCAGGCGGGTCGGCTGGATCATGCTCTGGCCAGTCCCTCCTTGGCAGCCCAAGCTACAGGGGCAAAGGCATGGCATATCAACGCTGATGAACCTCGTTTCCTGGATTACAACTTGGAGTTCAAGAATGGAGCTGGGGGTAATACTCCTGACCTGTTTAATCCCAATACGCCCTTCCGCTCTTCTGACCACGATCCTTTGCTGATAGGCTTGAACCTAGCCAATCCTGGGCAATAA
- a CDS encoding DoxX family protein has translation MITPIQNVLRLVFLPADLQGSLTQLAWTIFRVVCGFAMIHNGLDKFADIPGFAEAYVEAIGLPFPIFFAYVAATTETIGAPLVMIGLATRPAALGLAATMFVAMYHHVLVAGFSIPYLELSMVYAACFLFLTVIGAGKFSIDALIAELMTKEQVKSLETSLAEAPATPTRAEPQERKGWGSYLTR, from the coding sequence ATGATCACCCCTATCCAAAATGTTCTTCGTCTGGTCTTTTTGCCCGCTGATCTCCAAGGTAGCCTGACTCAGTTGGCTTGGACAATCTTTCGTGTTGTCTGTGGATTTGCCATGATCCACAACGGTCTGGACAAATTTGCTGATATCCCTGGGTTTGCAGAAGCCTACGTGGAAGCAATTGGATTGCCATTCCCCATCTTCTTTGCCTATGTGGCAGCAACGACAGAAACGATCGGTGCACCCCTAGTGATGATTGGTTTAGCTACACGGCCTGCAGCTCTGGGGTTGGCGGCGACAATGTTTGTTGCCATGTATCACCATGTCCTAGTGGCTGGCTTTAGTATTCCCTATTTAGAGCTGTCGATGGTCTATGCCGCCTGTTTTCTGTTTTTAACAGTGATCGGGGCTGGTAAATTTTCCATCGATGCCCTCATTGCCGAACTTATGACCAAGGAACAGGTAAAATCACTAGAAACGTCCCTAGCAGAGGCACCAGCGACACCCACTAGGGCAGAACCGCAGGAAAGAAAGGGCTGGGGTTCCTACCTAACTCGCTAG
- a CDS encoding HU family DNA-binding protein, whose amino-acid sequence MNKGELVDAISKSTKENKNTVDKILTATMQIIMDAVTSGQKVTLVGFGSFEPRVRKERDGRNPKTKEAMKIPETVVPAFSAGKSFKELVANNIEEIKQILAKEKKES is encoded by the coding sequence ATGAACAAGGGTGAACTGGTAGACGCTATTTCCAAGAGTACCAAGGAAAACAAGAATACAGTAGACAAGATATTGACAGCGACGATGCAGATCATCATGGATGCAGTCACATCTGGGCAAAAGGTGACCCTAGTGGGGTTTGGTTCCTTTGAACCCAGGGTGCGCAAGGAGCGGGACGGGCGCAATCCCAAGACCAAGGAAGCAATGAAGATTCCTGAAACTGTTGTCCCTGCTTTCTCCGCTGGCAAGTCCTTCAAGGAGTTGGTTGCTAACAATATTGAGGAAATCAAACAGATTCTGGCAAAGGAAAAGAAGGAGTCCTAA
- a CDS encoding class I SAM-dependent methyltransferase, which yields MDIPTCEKLALTKVKSLTAARGELVFPCVPHLADHFFQQVHSLLLALGQNLKPQELESLRSTLHQRIQEGFQQSPHARLSFQYEPPDPTVGLTSGLRIRFSTQILTIEDKYARWVKTRQGPLFGSHPDAKVMAVVQELGQPPLRILDVGAGTGRNTLPLARLGHQVTAIELAPVFVQKLTESAQAEGLTIEVQLADILKTPLPANTYDLIIVVEVISHFRSLSQVRQLLENSSQALKPGGKILFSTFLTIDNFVPTPMMREVAEVAWSFLVTPGELQECLAGLPLAIESNESAYDYERTFLPPAAWPPTKWFINWATGRDVFPTTAEPPMSLRWILARRL from the coding sequence ATGGACATCCCCACCTGTGAAAAGCTTGCCCTCACCAAAGTCAAGAGCTTGACAGCGGCACGGGGGGAATTGGTCTTTCCCTGTGTCCCCCATCTAGCGGATCATTTTTTTCAACAAGTGCACAGTCTACTGCTAGCACTGGGACAAAACCTCAAGCCCCAGGAATTAGAGTCTCTCCGTTCCACCCTCCACCAGCGCATTCAAGAAGGGTTCCAGCAATCGCCCCATGCCCGTCTGAGCTTCCAGTATGAACCCCCTGACCCCACAGTTGGTCTTACTAGCGGTCTACGTATCCGTTTCAGTACCCAAATTCTAACCATAGAAGACAAGTACGCCCGTTGGGTAAAAACTCGCCAGGGTCCCCTCTTCGGTAGTCATCCCGATGCCAAGGTGATGGCAGTCGTCCAGGAACTAGGGCAACCACCCCTGCGTATTCTGGACGTAGGAGCTGGTACAGGACGGAATACCCTACCCCTTGCCCGCCTGGGACACCAGGTAACAGCGATCGAGTTAGCTCCCGTCTTTGTGCAAAAACTAACCGAGAGTGCTCAGGCAGAAGGACTAACGATCGAGGTGCAATTAGCAGACATCTTAAAAACCCCCTTGCCCGCTAACACCTACGACCTAATCATAGTGGTGGAAGTAATTTCCCACTTCCGCTCCCTCTCCCAGGTTCGCCAACTCTTGGAAAACAGTAGCCAAGCCCTCAAACCGGGTGGCAAGATTTTGTTCAGCACTTTTTTGACGATAGATAACTTTGTACCCACTCCTATGATGCGGGAAGTAGCAGAGGTTGCCTGGTCGTTTTTGGTCACCCCAGGGGAGTTGCAGGAGTGCTTGGCGGGGTTACCCCTAGCAATTGAGAGTAATGAATCTGCCTACGACTATGAGCGCACCTTTTTGCCACCAGCAGCTTGGCCCCCTACCAAATGGTTTATCAATTGGGCAACGGGTAGGGATGTTTTCCCCACCACCGCTGAGCCCCCTATGTCCTTGCGCTGGATTCTAGCCCGTCGCCTTTAG
- the map gene encoding type I methionyl aminopeptidase, giving the protein MNILSALTSESPTRSRRQQKEDRPTASKGIEIKSKREIELMRESARIVATVLHEISQMMQPGMTTQEVDAYAEKRIREMGAVPSFKGYHGFPASICISINNEVVHGIPSPRRVLKPGDVVKVDTGAYKNGFHGDSCITVALPPVSERAARLIKVAEEALYVGIAQVRAGAYLLDLGTAIEEFVKSHGYSVVEDFTGHGVGRNLHEEPAVFNFRTHKLPNVKLRAGMTLAIEPIINEGSRHVRILKDRWTAVTVDNQLSAQFEHTVLVTETGYEILTDRTLVTSSV; this is encoded by the coding sequence ATGAATATTCTCAGTGCCCTGACCTCAGAATCTCCGACGCGATCGCGCAGGCAACAGAAAGAAGACCGCCCTACCGCTAGCAAAGGTATTGAAATCAAGTCCAAGCGGGAAATTGAGTTGATGCGGGAGTCAGCACGGATTGTTGCCACTGTCTTGCATGAGATTTCCCAGATGATGCAACCGGGAATGACTACCCAGGAAGTGGATGCCTACGCAGAAAAGCGCATTCGGGAGATGGGGGCAGTGCCTAGCTTCAAGGGCTACCACGGCTTCCCCGCTAGCATTTGTATCAGCATCAATAACGAAGTAGTGCATGGCATTCCCAGCCCCCGCCGTGTCCTCAAACCAGGGGATGTAGTTAAAGTAGACACGGGTGCCTACAAAAATGGCTTCCATGGCGACTCCTGTATTACGGTGGCTTTGCCCCCTGTCTCGGAGCGGGCAGCGCGGTTAATCAAGGTGGCAGAAGAAGCTCTCTATGTCGGTATTGCTCAGGTGCGGGCGGGTGCCTATCTGCTGGACTTGGGCACAGCGATCGAAGAATTTGTCAAATCCCACGGTTACTCGGTGGTGGAGGATTTTACCGGGCACGGCGTAGGGCGCAATCTCCACGAAGAGCCGGCGGTATTTAATTTCCGCACTCACAAGCTCCCTAATGTCAAGCTGCGGGCAGGGATGACCTTAGCTATTGAACCGATTATCAATGAAGGGTCACGCCATGTGCGTATCCTCAAAGATAGGTGGACGGCGGTGACGGTAGACAATCAACTCTCTGCCCAGTTTGAACACACCGTTTTGGTCACGGAAACAGGCTACGAAATCTTGACCGATCGTACACTTGTCACTTCCTCTGTCTAA
- a CDS encoding type IV pilus twitching motility protein PilT: MSLPPIPPPPGAKPAPRTSELTKPTDNSATVAPPPGAVKKVKPPVPPPPKAPVRSGPPTPQTPVAVKGPNQPTLAELVRDAYDQGCSDLHLGVGEHVRFRNRGLIVIQDKYPIPDEPTFYSWLREAMDEKALQKFRDTLEYDGAFQYDYCRCRLNVFDSLRGPSLVIRIIPLKILTLDQLGAPEVFRELCYTPKGLILVTGPTGSGKSTTLAAMVDFINTEMPKNIISIEDPIEFVHVSKKSIVKQREVGIHTLKFDNALKAALREDPDVILIGEMRDRETVNTALKAGQTGHLVFGTLHTNSAIKTIERILNLYEPDQQGPMRDQLAETLVAVIAQTLVRTTDGKRTAAHEIMVNTDAVRDYIKRGAVDEIEAIIPRSSFDGMCSMNQSLFRLYEEGRITEETAIEHSPKPNEMAQMLRGRI, translated from the coding sequence ATGTCCTTACCACCAATTCCTCCTCCCCCTGGGGCTAAGCCTGCTCCCCGTACCAGTGAACTGACAAAACCTACTGACAACAGTGCTACAGTTGCTCCTCCCCCTGGTGCAGTCAAGAAGGTAAAGCCCCCTGTCCCCCCACCCCCTAAAGCGCCTGTGCGTTCCGGTCCCCCCACACCCCAAACGCCTGTCGCTGTCAAAGGACCGAATCAACCAACTCTTGCCGAACTAGTAAGGGATGCCTATGACCAAGGTTGCTCTGACCTCCACTTGGGTGTAGGGGAACACGTGCGCTTCCGCAATCGGGGTTTGATTGTCATTCAGGATAAGTACCCCATCCCCGATGAGCCAACCTTCTATTCCTGGCTGCGGGAGGCAATGGACGAAAAAGCTTTACAGAAATTCCGCGATACTCTGGAATATGACGGGGCGTTTCAGTATGACTACTGTCGCTGTCGCTTGAATGTGTTTGACTCTTTGCGTGGTCCCTCCCTGGTAATTCGGATTATTCCCCTCAAAATTCTCACCCTCGACCAATTAGGAGCACCGGAGGTGTTCCGTGAACTGTGCTATACCCCTAAGGGCTTGATCCTGGTCACGGGTCCCACAGGTTCCGGTAAATCCACGACCCTGGCAGCTATGGTGGACTTCATCAATACGGAAATGCCCAAAAATATCATCTCCATTGAAGACCCCATTGAATTTGTCCACGTCAGCAAAAAATCGATCGTGAAGCAGCGGGAGGTGGGTATCCATACCCTCAAGTTTGACAATGCTCTCAAAGCTGCCCTGCGGGAAGACCCAGATGTGATTCTGATTGGGGAAATGCGTGACCGTGAAACGGTCAATACTGCCCTCAAAGCCGGTCAAACAGGTCACTTGGTGTTTGGTACCTTGCACACCAATAGTGCGATTAAGACGATCGAACGTATCCTCAACCTCTACGAACCGGACCAACAGGGACCGATGCGGGACCAGCTGGCAGAAACCCTCGTGGCAGTAATTGCCCAAACCCTGGTGCGGACCACCGACGGCAAACGGACAGCTGCCCACGAAATCATGGTCAACACGGATGCAGTGCGGGACTATATCAAACGGGGAGCAGTAGATGAAATCGAAGCAATTATTCCCCGCAGCTCCTTCGATGGGATGTGCTCTATGAACCAATCCCTATTCCGCCTCTACGAAGAGGGGAGAATTACTGAGGAAACAGCGATCGAGCACTCCCCCAAACCTAACGAAATGGCACAGATGCTCAGGGGTCGCATCTAG
- a CDS encoding class I SAM-dependent rRNA methyltransferase, with the protein MTVPSVTVAPSLRESLQRGHPWVYRNHVQGEASFPTGTWVRVKCGSWQGFGLWDESSPIALRIFSTQQVPDRQWLHRQIAGAWFLRGEIRQQATTAYRWLYGEGDGLPGITVDVYDRYAVLQTYTAGFRTLQADIVAILPQIAPLRGILWRDHHHPPQLLWGELPPRDLLVTEYGIKFCVDLTIGQKTGLFLDHRENRRYVEGLSGGRTVLNCFAYTGGFSLYALRGGAKHVTSVDIGKGLETAIAQNIQVNGLDAKRHEFVAADCFSLLPHLVSQGRQFDLVILDPPSFAKTKQQRFAALRAYTKLNTIALQLVKPGGFLVSASCTSQVSPADFQTILADACGQAQVRGKIIHEAGQPLDHPVPVGFVEGRYLKFVVLQVTPLA; encoded by the coding sequence ATGACGGTTCCCTCTGTGACGGTGGCTCCTTCCCTCCGCGAAAGCCTCCAGCGGGGTCACCCTTGGGTCTATCGTAATCATGTTCAGGGGGAAGCTAGTTTCCCTACTGGTACCTGGGTTAGGGTCAAATGTGGTAGCTGGCAGGGGTTTGGACTGTGGGATGAATCTAGCCCCATTGCTCTGCGGATTTTCTCCACCCAGCAGGTACCCGATCGGCAGTGGCTGCACCGCCAAATTGCCGGGGCTTGGTTCCTCAGGGGTGAAATTAGGCAGCAGGCGACTACTGCCTATCGCTGGCTTTACGGTGAGGGGGATGGGCTACCGGGTATTACAGTGGATGTATATGACCGCTATGCTGTGCTCCAAACTTACACGGCAGGCTTTAGGACACTCCAAGCAGATATAGTGGCTATTTTGCCCCAAATTGCTCCTCTGCGGGGTATTCTCTGGCGCGACCACCACCATCCACCCCAACTGCTCTGGGGAGAACTACCCCCTCGGGATTTGCTGGTGACGGAGTACGGTATCAAGTTTTGTGTGGACTTAACGATCGGGCAGAAGACAGGTCTCTTTTTGGACCATAGGGAAAACCGCAGGTATGTGGAAGGTTTGAGTGGGGGGCGGACTGTACTGAATTGTTTTGCCTATACGGGGGGATTTTCCCTCTACGCCCTACGGGGGGGAGCTAAGCACGTTACCAGTGTTGATATAGGGAAGGGGTTAGAGACAGCCATCGCCCAAAATATACAGGTGAACGGACTGGATGCTAAGCGCCATGAATTTGTCGCTGCTGATTGTTTTAGTCTTCTCCCCCACCTGGTCAGCCAGGGCAGGCAATTTGACCTTGTTATACTTGACCCCCCCAGTTTTGCTAAAACTAAACAGCAACGCTTTGCCGCCCTGAGGGCTTATACCAAGTTGAACACGATCGCTTTGCAACTGGTAAAACCAGGGGGTTTTTTGGTCTCTGCGAGTTGCACCAGTCAAGTTAGCCCTGCTGATTTTCAAACTATACTGGCAGATGCCTGTGGTCAAGCCCAGGTTAGGGGAAAGATTATCCATGAGGCGGGTCAGCCCCTTGATCACCCTGTGCCCGTAGGCTTTGTGGAGGGGCGCTATCTCAAATTTGTCGTTTTGCAGGTCACCCCCCTTGCCTAG
- a CDS encoding metalloregulator ArsR/SmtB family transcription factor, producing MEGKPRSLSSAAPLAEECVVSKLTPESLGLMADFFKVLSEVSRLQIICSLKPGAKNVTEIMQETELGQANVSKHLKILTQAGIVAREQRGVCVYYRIANPFLFDLCDLVCKALSLQIEHHSQQVQELSQLGQRN from the coding sequence ATGGAAGGTAAACCCAGGTCTTTGTCCAGTGCAGCCCCTTTAGCAGAGGAGTGTGTGGTATCTAAACTTACGCCTGAATCCCTGGGACTGATGGCAGACTTTTTCAAAGTATTGTCAGAAGTCAGTCGCCTGCAAATTATATGTTCCCTCAAACCCGGCGCAAAAAACGTCACAGAAATTATGCAGGAGACAGAGCTAGGACAGGCGAACGTGTCCAAGCACCTGAAGATTCTTACCCAAGCAGGTATAGTTGCCAGGGAACAGCGGGGAGTGTGTGTTTACTATCGAATTGCTAACCCATTTTTGTTTGACCTCTGCGACCTAGTTTGTAAAGCCCTCAGTCTGCAGATAGAACATCACAGTCAGCAGGTGCAGGAATTATCCCAGTTAGGACAAAGAAATTAG
- a CDS encoding NAD(P)/FAD-dependent oxidoreductase gives MTITSTIEQAQAGQTQTETNNLPRLKHQIVIVGGGAAGISAAAQLLKRDRRLDIAIIEPSDKHYYQPGWTLVGGGIAPIANFIRPQREVLPKGTKWIQARVAKLDPDRNCVITEAGQGIEYEYLVLCPGIQIDWHLIKGLKEAIGKGGVTSNYSKDYAPYTWETIRHFKGGNAIFTYPATPIKCGGAPQKIMYMADDWFKSKSGVGVNTTVMFCTAGASMFAVPAYSAALDRIVARRGIKVKFKHNLKEIKADTQEAIFDVTTENGVEEVSIHYDMIHVTPPMSAPDFIKESPLAGPGGWVDVNKHTLQHNRYPNVFSLGDASSLPTSKTAAAARKQSPVLAENLLAAMRGRSLPAQYDGYTCCPLITGYNSAIMAEFAYDGKLSPSFPLDPTKERYSMYLAKVHILPWLYWNRMLKGAAFEADIFKPINRLVHRY, from the coding sequence ATGACCATAACATCAACGATCGAGCAAGCCCAAGCAGGGCAAACTCAGACCGAGACCAACAATCTGCCCCGCTTAAAGCATCAAATTGTCATCGTGGGGGGGGGAGCAGCGGGGATTAGTGCCGCAGCCCAGCTCCTCAAGCGTGACCGCCGTTTGGACATAGCCATCATTGAACCCTCGGACAAGCATTACTATCAGCCAGGTTGGACACTGGTGGGGGGTGGCATTGCCCCGATCGCTAACTTCATCCGCCCCCAAAGGGAAGTGTTGCCCAAGGGAACTAAGTGGATACAGGCACGGGTAGCTAAACTTGACCCCGATCGCAACTGTGTAATTACAGAGGCGGGTCAGGGAATTGAGTATGAATACTTGGTACTATGTCCAGGGATTCAGATTGATTGGCATTTGATCAAGGGGTTGAAGGAAGCGATCGGCAAAGGGGGAGTGACCAGTAACTACTCCAAGGACTATGCTCCCTACACCTGGGAAACCATTCGCCACTTCAAAGGAGGGAATGCCATTTTTACCTACCCTGCTACTCCCATTAAGTGTGGTGGTGCACCCCAAAAGATTATGTACATGGCAGACGACTGGTTCAAAAGCAAGAGTGGTGTGGGTGTAAACACTACCGTCATGTTTTGTACGGCAGGGGCGAGTATGTTTGCTGTTCCTGCTTACTCTGCTGCCTTGGATCGGATAGTAGCTCGGCGGGGCATAAAGGTTAAGTTCAAGCACAACCTCAAGGAGATCAAGGCAGATACCCAGGAAGCTATTTTTGATGTAACCACAGAAAATGGGGTAGAGGAAGTGAGCATCCACTACGACATGATCCATGTCACTCCCCCCATGAGCGCTCCTGATTTTATCAAGGAAAGCCCCTTAGCTGGTCCTGGGGGCTGGGTTGATGTCAATAAGCACACACTGCAACACAACCGCTACCCCAACGTTTTCTCCCTAGGAGATGCCTCCTCTCTACCTACTTCTAAGACTGCTGCTGCTGCCCGCAAACAATCCCCTGTCCTGGCGGAAAACTTACTGGCGGCAATGCGCGGGCGATCCCTACCTGCCCAGTACGATGGTTACACCTGCTGTCCTTTAATTACGGGCTATAACTCGGCGATTATGGCGGAATTCGCCTATGATGGCAAATTATCTCCTTCCTTTCCCCTCGATCCCACCAAGGAACGCTATTCTATGTACCTAGCCAAGGTACATATTTTGCCCTGGCTATATTGGAATCGGATGCTGAAGGGCGCTGCCTTTGAGGCGGACATCTTCAAACCCATTAATCGCCTAGTCCATCGTTACTAG
- a CDS encoding MBL fold metallo-hydrolase: MLFRQLFDYETYTYTYLIADPQTQEAMLVDSVLEQVDRDLQLIKELGLTLRYAVETHVHADHVTGAGRLRELTGCQGVVPKGADVACADRFLGDGDVLVMGSIRLETIATPGHTDSHVAYLVNGTHLLTGDALFIRGCGRTDFQSGDAGALYDVVTQRLFTLPDETLVYPGHDYRGHTVSTIGEEKRYNPRFQGRTREQFIEFMANLNLPDPKKMAEAVPANMQCGKVAA; this comes from the coding sequence ATGTTGTTCCGGCAGCTGTTTGACTATGAGACCTACACCTATACCTATTTGATTGCTGACCCTCAGACGCAGGAGGCGATGCTGGTAGACAGTGTATTGGAGCAGGTCGATCGGGATTTGCAGCTAATCAAGGAGTTAGGTTTGACGTTGCGCTATGCAGTGGAAACCCATGTTCATGCTGACCATGTTACAGGGGCGGGGCGCTTGCGGGAGTTAACGGGTTGTCAGGGTGTAGTGCCCAAGGGAGCGGATGTAGCCTGTGCCGATCGCTTCCTCGGTGATGGGGATGTGTTGGTGATGGGGTCGATTCGCCTAGAGACGATCGCTACTCCTGGTCACACGGATAGCCATGTAGCTTATCTGGTCAATGGTACCCATTTGCTCACGGGGGATGCCTTGTTTATTCGCGGCTGCGGGCGCACAGATTTCCAAAGTGGGGATGCGGGTGCTCTCTACGATGTAGTAACGCAACGCCTGTTCACCCTGCCCGATGAAACTTTGGTCTATCCTGGGCATGACTATCGCGGGCATACGGTAAGCACGATCGGGGAAGAAAAGAGGTACAATCCCCGTTTCCAGGGACGTACCAGGGAGCAATTCATTGAGTTTATGGCTAACTTGAATTTGCCTGATCCTAAGAAGATGGCAGAGGCTGTGCCTGCTAACATGCAGTGCGGTAAAGTAGCTGCCTAA
- a CDS encoding rhodanese-like domain-containing protein, whose translation MVTTQQNLNLVTAAELKEKLDQDQVLLIDVREPGEFSAERIPGARLIPLSKFDPKHIPATDKEVVLYCRSGKRSEMAAQKLLAAGWNSVTNLQGGITSWKQAGLPIDKDANAPISLIRQVQIVAGSLVLTGTLLGAYVNPRFLFLSGFVGAGLVFAGVTDTCALGMLLSKLPYNQRAGQSWNS comes from the coding sequence ATGGTAACGACACAACAAAACTTAAATCTCGTCACAGCCGCAGAACTAAAGGAAAAACTTGACCAAGATCAGGTACTCCTAATCGATGTACGGGAGCCAGGGGAGTTTAGCGCTGAGAGAATTCCAGGGGCAAGATTGATCCCTCTTTCTAAATTCGACCCCAAGCACATCCCTGCAACTGACAAAGAAGTGGTGCTCTACTGTCGCAGTGGCAAACGATCGGAGATGGCAGCCCAAAAACTTCTCGCAGCTGGTTGGAATTCTGTCACGAACTTACAGGGAGGAATTACCAGTTGGAAGCAAGCAGGCTTACCCATTGACAAGGATGCCAATGCTCCCATTAGTTTGATCCGCCAGGTACAAATTGTGGCTGGTTCCTTAGTCCTAACTGGCACGCTTTTGGGCGCTTATGTCAATCCCCGCTTCCTCTTCCTCAGTGGTTTTGTGGGAGCAGGTCTAGTGTTTGCAGGGGTAACTGATACCTGTGCTTTGGGTATGCTTCTATCCAAATTGCCCTACAACCAGAGGGCGGGTCAGTCGTGGAATTCTTAA